The following coding sequences lie in one Thalassoglobus polymorphus genomic window:
- a CDS encoding alpha/beta fold hydrolase, which produces METPKLKIEGPKRAKKCVILTHGAGESSESTFLSYFTAGLVNLHYKVVRFDFPYMEERSRTGRKRPPDREAILRETYLSVLDAIQIEKVAIGGKSMGGRIASLIADESRAQGLVCLGYPFHPSGKPEKLRTEHLAEIQTPTLIVQGENDPFGRKDEVEGYQLSENIQVHWSPDGDHSFRPKRRSDREFDQNMKNAMRAIGRFLFELWASK; this is translated from the coding sequence ATGGAAACTCCCAAGTTAAAAATTGAAGGCCCGAAACGGGCGAAGAAATGCGTGATTCTCACGCATGGAGCGGGCGAAAGTTCTGAGTCGACATTTCTCAGCTACTTCACGGCCGGTCTTGTTAATTTACATTACAAGGTGGTTCGATTTGACTTTCCATACATGGAAGAGCGTTCCCGGACAGGCAGAAAGAGACCACCAGATCGCGAAGCGATTTTACGAGAGACATACCTGTCAGTTCTGGATGCGATTCAAATCGAAAAGGTTGCGATCGGTGGAAAATCGATGGGAGGCCGAATTGCGAGCCTCATCGCAGACGAATCCCGAGCCCAAGGGCTTGTTTGCCTGGGGTACCCGTTTCACCCCTCTGGTAAGCCTGAGAAACTTCGTACCGAACACCTTGCTGAAATTCAAACTCCTACGTTGATTGTTCAAGGTGAGAACGATCCATTCGGACGAAAAGACGAAGTTGAAGGCTATCAACTTTCTGAGAACATCCAGGTTCACTGGTCTCCGGACGGCGACCACAGCTTCCGCCCCAAGCGTAGAAGTGATCGAGAGTTTGACCAGAATATGAAAAACGCGATGCGGGCTATCGGGCGATTCCTGTTCGAACTCTGGGCGAGTAAATAG
- a CDS encoding glycosyltransferase family 2 protein: protein MSTFLQISMWTAVGLVFYCYVGYPILLGVLVRLFGKTPKENTGPSSLKNDQELPFVSIIIAAYKEESVILQRLQNAVLMDYPADRYEILIGCDGNEDTTGELVAGFDDSRVKLCQYPKRRGKPSVLNDTVPQAQGEILAFSDANTFWEPNAIRQLVRHFQEDQQVGGVCGQLRLTDPHTGENVDGMYWKFENILKRWEGRFGSLLGFNGAIYAIRKELWEPIPANSIVDDFLIGMRLHLNRHKIVFDETAIANEESAPTIGAEFHRRARIGAGGFQSLCWLSPLLSPKYGGVCFAFWSHKVLRWLCPMFLAVAFITNLGLLDSFVYQLTMLAQCGFYGVAILGRYLQGAGKVTRLTRLTTMFTEMNLALSVGFWRWASNRQSGAWKRTARSKELTKPETSEETREKELV, encoded by the coding sequence ATGAGTACCTTTCTGCAAATCTCGATGTGGACAGCCGTCGGTTTGGTATTTTACTGCTACGTCGGTTACCCAATTCTCCTTGGAGTTCTGGTGCGACTGTTTGGGAAGACCCCAAAAGAGAACACCGGTCCATCGAGTTTAAAGAACGATCAGGAATTGCCGTTCGTCTCAATCATCATCGCTGCCTACAAAGAAGAGAGCGTGATCTTGCAACGTCTTCAAAATGCGGTGCTGATGGATTATCCAGCAGACCGCTATGAAATCCTCATCGGGTGCGATGGAAACGAAGACACCACAGGAGAGCTGGTCGCGGGCTTCGATGATTCACGAGTTAAGCTTTGCCAGTATCCCAAACGTCGCGGGAAGCCGTCAGTTCTCAACGATACTGTTCCGCAGGCGCAGGGGGAGATCCTCGCCTTTTCGGATGCGAATACGTTCTGGGAGCCGAATGCGATCAGGCAACTGGTACGACATTTTCAAGAGGATCAGCAGGTCGGTGGTGTCTGCGGTCAGCTTCGTTTGACAGACCCACATACCGGCGAGAATGTCGACGGAATGTATTGGAAATTTGAAAACATACTGAAACGCTGGGAAGGGCGATTCGGGAGTCTGCTCGGCTTCAATGGAGCTATCTACGCGATCCGTAAAGAGTTGTGGGAGCCGATCCCTGCCAACTCAATCGTTGATGATTTTCTCATTGGGATGCGTCTGCATTTGAATCGTCACAAAATCGTGTTTGATGAAACTGCCATCGCCAACGAAGAGAGCGCCCCAACCATAGGGGCAGAATTTCATCGTCGAGCCAGAATTGGGGCAGGGGGCTTCCAAAGTTTGTGCTGGTTATCACCGCTGCTCAGCCCGAAGTATGGTGGTGTCTGCTTCGCTTTTTGGTCACATAAAGTCTTGCGATGGTTGTGCCCGATGTTTTTGGCTGTCGCATTTATCACGAACCTCGGCTTGTTAGACAGTTTCGTCTACCAACTCACGATGCTCGCTCAGTGCGGCTTCTATGGTGTCGCGATTCTTGGTCGCTACCTGCAGGGAGCCGGGAAAGTGACACGACTCACTCGGCTCACGACGATGTTCACCGAGATGAATCTGGCACTCTCGGTCGGATTCTGGAGATGGGCCAGCAACCGTCAATCGGGAGCCTGGAAACGAACGGCCCGTTCAAAAGAACTGACGAAACCAGAAACCTCTGAAGAGACCCGAGAGAAGGAACTGGTATAG
- a CDS encoding class I SAM-dependent methyltransferase — protein MNWKVKAHLLAALSRIPAGSWIYHSLQRVAGTNRLQLDRDLKRAFELVQLVQESERSVEGARVLEVGTGWRPLVPFVFSLAGAEQVHTIDVNPWLTHAYAIETWTALQPRLEEIAAEVNCPIADVEQRYHSVDAHAQSLPKFLEQLNITYCYPGDARSTGLESESVDLIVSSNVLEHIPLDLQTDIHKESHRILKSDGISAHRFNPQDHYSTVDSSITHANFLSMSAEEWNWYGGSGLAYHNRLRSRDYREMFEQAGFALPVCRERIDQRSLAAIQSGTLVVHDEFSKYTPEELSVDYMWVVAEKQSAKPPVTALSQETASAEPATREQRHEPTVG, from the coding sequence ATGAACTGGAAGGTCAAAGCCCACCTTCTCGCAGCACTCAGTCGAATCCCTGCCGGAAGTTGGATCTACCATTCGCTTCAGCGTGTCGCTGGGACAAATCGATTGCAACTTGACCGCGATCTGAAACGCGCTTTCGAGCTGGTTCAACTTGTGCAGGAATCTGAGCGTTCTGTTGAAGGAGCCCGAGTTCTTGAGGTCGGAACCGGTTGGAGACCACTTGTTCCGTTTGTCTTTTCTCTTGCTGGCGCGGAACAGGTCCACACTATCGATGTGAATCCCTGGTTGACTCACGCTTACGCAATCGAGACCTGGACTGCTCTTCAGCCACGTTTAGAAGAGATCGCCGCCGAAGTAAATTGTCCGATAGCTGATGTCGAACAACGGTATCATTCCGTCGACGCTCACGCTCAATCGCTTCCAAAATTCTTGGAACAACTCAATATCACCTATTGCTATCCCGGCGATGCTCGCTCAACGGGCCTGGAATCTGAGTCCGTCGATTTGATTGTCAGCTCTAATGTGCTGGAGCATATCCCACTCGATCTTCAAACTGACATTCACAAAGAGTCGCACCGAATTCTGAAGTCAGACGGGATTTCCGCCCATCGCTTTAATCCCCAGGATCATTATTCCACGGTTGATTCTTCGATCACTCACGCAAATTTTCTTTCGATGAGTGCAGAGGAGTGGAACTGGTACGGAGGGAGCGGGCTTGCATATCACAACCGCCTGCGATCTCGCGACTATCGAGAGATGTTTGAGCAGGCGGGGTTTGCTCTGCCGGTTTGTCGCGAGCGAATTGATCAGCGATCACTCGCTGCGATTCAATCGGGTACGTTAGTCGTTCACGATGAATTCTCGAAGTATACGCCAGAAGAACTTTCGGTGGACTACATGTGGGTCGTCGCCGAAAAGCAATCAGCAAAGCCACCAGTAACAGCACTCTCGCAAGAAACTGCTAGTGCCGAGCCAGCCACGCGAGAACAACGACACGAACCAACGGTCGGTTGA
- a CDS encoding acetolactate synthase — protein sequence MPSGFDDDIPIEPMTLRGRDWPCLRQFCVFMENRVGSLHQLLKQIEQHDLRILALSVVDTVDFAVARIMVDEPDRAREIFDLADLNFIENDILGVELPDEAQPFVSIFLALVSAEINISYTYPLLYRRNGRGAIAVYVDDVDQAGSILRDQGHQLLSEKDLLSDDEYF from the coding sequence ATGCCCTCTGGATTTGATGATGACATTCCGATTGAACCAATGACTCTCCGGGGACGAGACTGGCCCTGCTTACGCCAGTTTTGCGTCTTCATGGAGAATCGCGTTGGTAGCTTGCACCAGTTGTTGAAGCAAATCGAACAGCACGACCTGAGAATTCTAGCACTCAGCGTTGTTGATACCGTCGATTTCGCCGTCGCTCGAATCATGGTCGACGAACCAGATCGGGCTCGTGAAATTTTTGACCTCGCCGATCTCAATTTTATTGAGAACGACATCCTCGGTGTCGAACTCCCTGATGAAGCGCAACCGTTTGTCTCGATTTTTCTGGCATTAGTCTCTGCTGAAATCAACATCAGCTACACCTACCCACTGCTGTATCGACGAAATGGTCGAGGTGCGATTGCGGTGTATGTCGACGATGTCGATCAGGCCGGATCGATTTTAAGAGACCAAGGGCACCAGCTGCTCTCGGAGAAAGACTTGCTGTCTGATGATGAATACTTTTAG
- the epmA gene encoding EF-P lysine aminoacylase EpmA — protein sequence MSDLSDSKKSELMRNLQRRAELLNFVRQFFSQHGYWEVETPLMMSESCIDRWLDPFGLQVFGKTCFLQTSPEFAMKRMLAAGADSIFQICKAFRAGEVGDHHNPEFTMLEWYRQSTPLSEQIKFVEKLVQGSLDFASEKKWIAPSQRFPQFQTLTYEAAFQNSLGISPHESSSETLQELAVANGFQLASGETVDRDDLLNYLLATVVEPDLEEMEAVSLIDYPASQSALAKIVQRGEYFVAERFEMYLHGHEICNGYQELTDPVELRRRMSLQNKKRIADGKSELPVESKLLEAMERQGLPESSGVALGFDRLVMICLGCSSLKDVLAFPFSEV from the coding sequence GTGTCTGACCTCTCGGATTCGAAAAAATCGGAACTCATGCGGAATCTGCAGCGGCGAGCAGAACTTCTCAACTTCGTGAGGCAATTCTTTTCCCAACACGGATATTGGGAAGTCGAGACTCCCCTGATGATGAGCGAGTCTTGCATAGACCGCTGGCTGGACCCGTTTGGTTTACAGGTCTTTGGGAAAACATGTTTCCTGCAAACTTCTCCTGAGTTTGCGATGAAGCGAATGCTCGCTGCTGGCGCCGATTCAATCTTCCAGATCTGCAAAGCGTTTCGAGCCGGCGAAGTCGGGGACCATCATAATCCTGAGTTCACGATGCTCGAGTGGTATCGTCAATCGACGCCACTTTCGGAGCAAATCAAATTTGTTGAGAAACTTGTCCAGGGTTCGTTGGATTTCGCTTCAGAGAAGAAATGGATCGCTCCCTCTCAACGCTTTCCACAATTCCAAACATTGACTTACGAAGCAGCGTTTCAGAACTCGTTGGGCATTTCTCCGCATGAATCATCATCTGAAACACTGCAAGAACTTGCAGTTGCGAACGGATTCCAATTGGCTTCAGGTGAAACTGTTGATCGAGACGATCTACTCAACTACTTGTTGGCGACAGTGGTTGAACCGGATCTGGAGGAGATGGAAGCGGTCTCGCTGATTGATTATCCTGCCTCACAATCTGCGTTGGCTAAGATTGTTCAACGAGGAGAATATTTCGTCGCAGAGCGGTTTGAGATGTACCTGCACGGCCACGAAATTTGTAACGGATATCAGGAACTGACCGATCCTGTTGAACTGCGGCGGCGCATGTCCCTGCAAAATAAAAAACGAATCGCGGACGGGAAGTCCGAACTGCCGGTCGAGTCAAAACTTTTGGAAGCAATGGAGCGACAAGGCCTGCCAGAAAGTTCTGGTGTCGCACTTGGATTTGATCGGCTGGTGATGATTTGCCTCGGTTGTTCATCACTGAAAGATGTCCTTGCTTTCCCGTTCAGTGAAGTTTGA
- a CDS encoding serine/threonine-protein kinase: MVSSTISNLENLLINTQLVSRQDIAECRSDVHGGTDEEDYFQILERKQFLTNFQISRIRKGETAGLVLGGCKLLYKNASGSFARVYRGSRIATGEMVGVKVLRDHWANDPATIQLFKHEGQVGKKLKHHNIVPIYDVDSQDGFHYITMEFVEGGNLRDFIKIRKKLDPVEACRYILDIARGLEYAINQGGITHRDMKTTNVLMSSQGVAKLIDFGLAADNSFFNRPGSPDLAQAVEYITIERNTDAPPNDPRSDLFFVGTILYELLAGEPPYPRTRDIDERKRFGRYRDIRPITSILPNLDWGVAEIVDRLLQISPAHRYQSARDLAEEVENVLKKLGHQPTPKKTSSESNGTKTILCVEHRPKRQNVLREYFSKHGFRLLLLSDIERAFNRIKNNPPDGMILFEDAIGDRAIEDFKRIVSMSRGGNLATVLVLAHESAGMADELNAMDESAKALVQPIRLRDLRKTLQKTVGMTVE, from the coding sequence ATGGTTTCTTCGACCATCTCCAATCTTGAAAACTTACTCATCAACACGCAGCTTGTTTCACGACAAGACATCGCTGAGTGTCGTTCCGATGTCCATGGCGGCACTGATGAGGAGGACTACTTCCAGATTCTTGAACGGAAGCAATTTCTCACGAACTTCCAAATCAGCCGGATTCGCAAAGGAGAAACTGCGGGTCTTGTGCTAGGTGGCTGCAAGCTTCTGTATAAAAACGCGTCGGGCAGTTTTGCACGTGTGTATCGGGGATCGCGAATTGCTACAGGTGAAATGGTCGGTGTGAAGGTTCTTCGAGACCACTGGGCCAACGATCCCGCTACGATCCAACTTTTTAAGCATGAAGGTCAAGTCGGCAAGAAGTTAAAGCATCATAACATCGTCCCGATCTACGATGTCGATAGCCAAGATGGTTTCCATTACATCACGATGGAATTTGTCGAAGGCGGAAATCTGCGGGATTTCATCAAAATCCGCAAGAAACTCGATCCCGTTGAAGCTTGCCGGTACATACTCGATATTGCTCGAGGTTTAGAGTACGCCATCAATCAGGGTGGAATTACTCACCGTGACATGAAGACGACAAATGTGCTGATGAGTAGTCAGGGAGTCGCCAAACTGATTGACTTCGGACTCGCAGCGGACAACTCATTCTTTAACCGTCCTGGCAGCCCCGATCTTGCTCAGGCTGTTGAATACATCACGATTGAAAGAAACACAGACGCTCCTCCCAATGACCCACGGAGTGACCTGTTTTTTGTTGGGACAATTCTTTACGAACTGTTGGCTGGAGAGCCTCCATATCCACGGACGCGTGATATCGACGAGCGCAAGCGGTTTGGTCGATACCGCGACATTCGCCCCATCACAAGCATTCTCCCGAATCTGGATTGGGGGGTCGCCGAGATTGTCGATCGACTTTTACAAATCAGTCCCGCACATCGATACCAGTCTGCCCGGGATCTCGCCGAAGAGGTCGAGAATGTTCTGAAGAAGCTAGGTCATCAGCCGACCCCCAAAAAAACTTCTTCAGAATCGAATGGAACAAAAACAATTCTGTGTGTCGAGCACCGACCGAAGCGGCAAAATGTTCTACGGGAGTATTTCTCCAAGCATGGCTTCAGGTTATTACTGTTGAGCGACATCGAGCGTGCATTTAATCGTATCAAGAATAATCCTCCAGATGGAATGATTCTGTTCGAAGATGCCATTGGAGACCGAGCGATTGAAGACTTCAAACGCATCGTCTCGATGTCCCGAGGAGGAAATCTGGCGACAGTGCTGGTTCTGGCTCACGAGAGCGCAGGCATGGCAGATGAACTCAACGCTATGGATGAATCTGCAAAAGCGCTTGTTCAGCCGATTCGCTTGAGAGATCTGCGGAAAACCCTTCAAAAAACAGTCGGGATGACCGTGGAGTAG
- a CDS encoding DUF3500 domain-containing protein, with protein MRRSIITILGSLFLLSSVGLTYFAASGPGETMTDAANALIDTLDADQKKIALMEYSTPERLGWHFIPKAERKGLQIKHMNKMQQEKAHQVLKAALSEMGYSKTTQIMGLEKLLFEIEGDKRRWARDHERYYVTIFGTPSKDSKWGLSFEGHHLSLNFVVENNKMISTTPQFFATNPAVVKTENQVGVKIGTRVLAKEETLAFDLVNSFSEEQKEVGIIAKEALTEIREAGSPQPPTTAPEGIPYSKLTTDQRGILLTLIEEYANAMPSQVAKQRIDALQYHGLNKIHFAWAGSTKPGIGHYYRVQGPSFLIEFVNTQPDAAGNPANHIHSVWRDMQGDFAIPIE; from the coding sequence ATGCGACGCTCTATAATCACAATTCTTGGCTCACTATTTCTCCTTTCTTCGGTAGGACTCACTTATTTTGCAGCCTCAGGTCCTGGCGAAACCATGACCGACGCCGCAAACGCACTGATCGACACATTAGACGCCGATCAGAAAAAAATCGCTCTCATGGAGTACAGCACCCCAGAGCGGTTGGGATGGCACTTCATCCCCAAAGCTGAGCGAAAAGGGCTGCAGATTAAACACATGAATAAAATGCAGCAGGAAAAAGCACATCAAGTGCTGAAAGCTGCCTTGAGCGAAATGGGCTACAGCAAAACGACTCAAATTATGGGTCTGGAAAAACTTCTCTTTGAAATTGAGGGCGACAAGCGACGCTGGGCACGCGACCACGAACGGTATTACGTCACGATTTTCGGAACGCCTTCAAAGGATTCGAAATGGGGACTTTCATTTGAAGGACACCACCTGTCACTGAACTTTGTTGTCGAGAACAACAAAATGATCTCGACGACACCTCAGTTTTTCGCCACAAACCCTGCTGTTGTGAAGACCGAAAATCAAGTCGGCGTAAAAATTGGCACACGTGTCCTCGCAAAAGAAGAAACGCTCGCTTTTGATCTCGTCAATTCATTTAGCGAAGAGCAAAAGGAAGTTGGAATTATTGCCAAGGAAGCTCTCACAGAAATTCGCGAAGCTGGAAGCCCGCAGCCTCCGACGACTGCCCCGGAAGGGATTCCCTACAGCAAACTGACCACCGATCAGCGAGGCATTCTGCTGACGCTCATTGAAGAATATGCGAACGCGATGCCGTCTCAGGTCGCAAAACAACGAATTGATGCGTTGCAGTATCACGGTTTAAATAAAATCCACTTCGCCTGGGCGGGATCAACAAAACCAGGAATTGGACATTATTACCGCGTCCAAGGCCCTTCATTCCTGATCGAATTCGTCAACACGCAACCTGATGCAGCCGGTAACCCTGCAAACCATATTCACTCCGTCTGGCGAGATATGCAGGGAGATTTCGCGATTCCGATTGAGTAG
- a CDS encoding response regulator transcription factor, translating to MSGERIVLIEDDREIQSTLKTVLSEIGYRVFTATNGVDGQKLIQDENPDLVITDMMMPRMGGFPVLEYLKTIDSPPSVIMITANEGGRHKAYAEMLGAVDYLRKPFAMDVLIESVNKALEKRKSQGSGAGSNAPLGKRVARKKSSG from the coding sequence ATGTCCGGTGAACGGATTGTTCTCATCGAAGATGATCGTGAGATTCAGAGTACCCTGAAAACGGTCCTCTCAGAGATTGGTTATCGCGTCTTCACTGCGACAAATGGTGTCGATGGCCAAAAATTGATTCAGGACGAAAATCCAGACTTGGTCATCACTGACATGATGATGCCACGAATGGGGGGATTTCCGGTCTTGGAGTACTTGAAAACCATCGACAGCCCTCCAAGTGTCATTATGATCACCGCAAATGAAGGGGGACGGCACAAAGCGTATGCGGAAATGCTGGGTGCTGTCGACTACCTGCGGAAACCATTTGCGATGGACGTTCTCATCGAATCTGTTAATAAAGCCCTCGAAAAACGAAAATCGCAAGGCTCTGGTGCCGGTTCAAACGCTCCACTCGGAAAACGTGTTGCCAGGAAAAAGTCCAGCGGCTAA
- the bioB gene encoding biotin synthase BioB: MIPVESPLTSRWQELSQQVLSGSPLTREQGLEILQSSDAELLELLAATYTVRRNYFGNTVQMYYLKNAKSGLCPEDCGYCSQSIVSDAPIEKYTIANERVLLEGAQKAAETQARTYCIVASGRGPTDREVDHVCDVVQKIKNEHGLHICACLGLLKPDQAQRLADAGVDRINHNLNTSRRYYEEICTTHTYQDRIDTLKIAQSAGMELCSGLIAGMGETEEDLIDAVFELQSLDVKSIPVNFLHSIDGTPLENREDLNPRQCLRIVCLLRLAHPDKEIRIAGGREVNLRSMQAMGLYAANSMFVSDYLTTKGQTPEQDFEMVKDLGFEVVIGGHEMSA, from the coding sequence ATGATTCCAGTTGAATCCCCTTTGACATCACGCTGGCAAGAGTTGAGTCAGCAAGTCCTTTCCGGTTCACCTCTGACACGAGAACAGGGACTTGAGATTCTTCAATCAAGCGATGCAGAATTGCTCGAACTGTTAGCTGCGACTTACACCGTCAGACGGAATTACTTTGGCAACACGGTTCAGATGTACTATCTGAAGAACGCAAAAAGCGGACTCTGCCCCGAAGACTGTGGTTATTGCTCGCAGTCAATCGTTTCGGATGCCCCCATCGAAAAGTATACGATTGCAAACGAACGTGTGCTTCTTGAAGGTGCTCAAAAAGCTGCCGAAACCCAGGCGCGAACTTACTGCATTGTCGCCAGTGGACGAGGCCCAACCGACCGCGAAGTCGACCACGTTTGTGATGTTGTCCAGAAAATCAAAAACGAACATGGCCTTCATATTTGTGCCTGCTTAGGACTCTTAAAGCCAGATCAGGCACAGCGACTCGCCGATGCCGGTGTCGATCGAATCAATCACAACTTGAATACATCACGTCGCTATTACGAAGAGATCTGCACAACTCACACTTACCAAGACCGCATCGACACGCTGAAAATTGCTCAGAGTGCGGGGATGGAATTATGCAGCGGGCTCATTGCTGGAATGGGGGAAACGGAAGAAGATCTCATTGATGCCGTTTTCGAATTGCAGTCATTGGACGTCAAGTCGATCCCAGTCAACTTCCTGCATTCCATCGACGGGACGCCCCTCGAAAACCGGGAAGATCTCAATCCACGGCAGTGTTTAAGAATCGTTTGTCTACTTCGCCTGGCGCATCCTGACAAAGAAATTCGCATCGCAGGCGGACGTGAGGTCAATTTGCGATCAATGCAGGCAATGGGACTCTACGCAGCGAATTCCATGTTTGTCAGTGATTATCTGACCACCAAAGGCCAAACACCGGAGCAGGATTTCGAGATGGTCAAGGACCTGGGATTTGAAGTCGTGATTGGCGGACACGAAATGAGTGCGTAG